In Alloyangia pacifica, the following proteins share a genomic window:
- a CDS encoding acyl carrier protein, translating to MTVKDKVIEIIAEQAVLEPSDVTMDSTLEDLGIDSLGLVESIFAIEEAFDISVPFNANEPEQSDFDISSVASIVAGIEKLVAEQAA from the coding sequence ATGACTGTGAAAGACAAGGTCATCGAGATCATCGCCGAGCAGGCCGTGCTCGAACCTTCGGACGTGACGATGGACAGCACGCTCGAGGATCTGGGGATCGACAGCCTTGGTCTCGTCGAGAGCATCTTCGCCATCGAGGAAGCTTTCGATATCTCGGTTCCGTTCAACGCCAACGAGCCCGAACAGAGCGATTTCGACATCTCCTCGGTGGCGAGCATCGTCGCCGGGATCGAAAAGCTGGTGGCCGAGCAGGCGGCGTGA
- a CDS encoding L,D-transpeptidase family protein, with protein sequence MGKLRNLRRGSGLVGLVLAGALIALPAGRAGAQELSQGLSEQVAQDVTQGLSMTAYRQAVAENLSGNEGLAAFYRMRDFAPIWTGPDDTAALRRAALIEAFGTASVHGLPTQRYDLDGLIRKMRHVEGERARGELEVELSRAFLQYAHDLQSGILNPHDADSGIKREAPRRDPKILLEVLAASDPHQVLQHLAPSSDEYARLLRAKLKLEKIVSRGGWGPTVRTAKLELGQRGGDVIVLRDRLIAMGYLEPTLSAEYDDTLRSAVMRFQESHGLAVDGVAGSSTLSQLNISAEDRLKSVLVAMERERWLNLPEGLGKRHIMVNLTDFHAEIVDDGKVTFETRSVVGSPEDDRRTPEFSDKMEFMVINPSWYVPRSIVVKEYLPLLRNNPGAAGHLEITDRQGRPVNRANGFSQYTASSFPFAMRQPPGPRNALGTVKFMFPNKYNIYLHDTPSKSLFDRNQRTFSHGCVRLSDPHDFAYALLAPQTSDPVRFFQSKLGTGRETRVNLDQPVPVHLIYRTAFTTVKGEMEYRADVYGRDARIWDALSAAGVVLAGGPS encoded by the coding sequence ATGGGTAAATTGCGGAATCTCCGGCGTGGTAGCGGTCTTGTGGGCCTTGTTCTGGCAGGGGCGCTGATCGCGCTGCCGGCGGGGCGCGCCGGCGCTCAGGAACTGTCGCAGGGGCTCTCGGAGCAGGTTGCCCAGGACGTCACCCAAGGTCTTTCCATGACCGCCTACCGCCAGGCGGTGGCCGAGAATCTCTCGGGCAACGAGGGGCTTGCGGCGTTCTACCGGATGCGGGATTTCGCCCCGATCTGGACCGGCCCGGACGACACCGCGGCACTGCGGCGGGCGGCGCTGATCGAGGCGTTCGGCACGGCCTCTGTGCACGGGCTTCCCACGCAGCGCTACGATCTCGACGGTCTGATCCGCAAGATGCGCCATGTCGAGGGCGAGCGCGCCCGCGGCGAGCTCGAGGTCGAGCTCAGCCGCGCCTTCCTGCAATACGCCCACGATCTGCAGAGTGGCATCCTCAACCCGCATGACGCCGACAGCGGCATCAAGCGCGAGGCGCCGCGGCGCGACCCGAAGATCCTGCTCGAGGTGCTGGCGGCAAGCGACCCGCACCAGGTGCTGCAACACCTTGCGCCGTCCTCGGATGAATACGCCCGTCTGCTGCGCGCCAAGCTGAAGCTCGAGAAGATCGTCTCCCGCGGCGGCTGGGGCCCGACCGTGCGCACCGCCAAGCTCGAGCTGGGCCAGCGGGGTGGCGATGTGATTGTGCTGCGCGACCGGCTGATCGCCATGGGCTATCTCGAACCGACGCTCTCGGCCGAATATGACGACACGCTGCGCAGCGCGGTGATGCGCTTCCAAGAGAGTCACGGGCTGGCGGTGGACGGCGTTGCCGGGTCGAGCACGCTCAGCCAGCTCAACATCTCTGCCGAGGACCGGCTGAAATCGGTTCTCGTGGCGATGGAGCGCGAGCGCTGGCTGAACCTGCCTGAGGGGCTCGGCAAGCGGCATATCATGGTCAACCTTACCGATTTCCATGCCGAGATCGTTGATGACGGCAAGGTCACCTTCGAGACGCGCTCGGTGGTCGGCTCGCCCGAGGATGACCGGCGCACGCCGGAATTCTCGGACAAGATGGAATTCATGGTGATCAACCCGTCGTGGTACGTGCCGCGCTCGATCGTGGTCAAAGAATATCTGCCGCTGCTGCGCAACAACCCCGGTGCCGCGGGCCATCTAGAGATCACCGACCGTCAGGGTCGGCCGGTGAACCGAGCCAACGGGTTCTCGCAATACACCGCGTCGAGCTTCCCCTTCGCCATGCGCCAGCCGCCGGGGCCGCGCAACGCGCTGGGGACGGTGAAATTCATGTTCCCCAACAAGTACAATATCTACTTGCATGACACGCCGTCGAAATCCCTGTTCGACCGCAACCAGCGCACCTTCTCGCACGGCTGCGTCCGCCTGAGCGACCCGCATGACTTCGCCTATGCGCTGCTGGCGCCGCAGACCTCGGATCCGGTGAGGTTCTTCCAGTCGAAGCTCGGGACCGGGCGCGAGACACGGGTGAACCTCGACCAGCCGGTGCCGGTGCACCTGATCTACCGGACCGCCTTCACCACGGTGAAGGGAGAGATGGAATATCGCGCCGATGTCTACGGCCGAGATGCGCGGATCTGGGATGCGCTGAGTGCCGCAGGGGTGGTACTGGCGGGCGGGCCGAGTTAA
- a CDS encoding cupin domain-containing protein, giving the protein MTAEGIIGLLGLAPHPEGGHYRQTWIARADDGTRPAGTCIYFLLRGDERSHWHRVDAVEIWHFYAGAPLELSMAQTEAGPKEVHVLGPDLGAGARPQLIVPEGHWQAARSLGDWTLVGCTVSPGFRFEGFELAASGFDIP; this is encoded by the coding sequence ATGACAGCGGAAGGCATCATTGGGCTGCTCGGGCTCGCCCCCCACCCCGAGGGCGGGCACTATCGGCAAACCTGGATCGCCAGAGCCGACGATGGAACGCGGCCGGCCGGCACCTGCATCTATTTCCTGCTGAGGGGCGACGAGCGCAGCCACTGGCACCGGGTCGACGCGGTGGAGATCTGGCATTTCTACGCCGGGGCGCCGCTGGAGCTCTCGATGGCACAGACCGAGGCAGGCCCCAAGGAAGTTCACGTGCTCGGGCCGGACCTTGGCGCGGGCGCGCGGCCTCAGCTCATTGTGCCCGAGGGGCATTGGCAGGCGGCGCGCAGCCTCGGCGACTGGACGCTGGTCGGCTGCACCGTCTCGCCCGGCTTTCGCTTCGAGGGGTTCGAACTGGCCGCGTCGGGCTTCGACATACCCTGA
- a CDS encoding UDP-3-O-(3-hydroxymyristoyl)glucosamine N-acyltransferase: MSLDSTVHTHSIAQIAAALGLPAEGDLEIRITSVAEPAQAGEDQLALAMKPEFAAQIGDGQARAAMLWEGADWQAMGLKAAILAPRPRHALSGLSAMLDRGNGYGEGIHPTALVDPSAELGEGVSVGPYTVIGARVKIGARSVIGPQVFIGEDATLGEDAVIHSGVRIGARCTIGKRFFGQFNCAIGGDGFSYVTPEVSGVEKARASLGEEGTQQAQQWARIHSLGAVTIGDDCEVGANATVDRGSVRDTRIGNGTKIDNLVMIGHNVVVGDNTLICGCCGIAGSTKIGSNVVLAGQTGVSDNIFIGDNVITGGGTKVLSNIPAGRVMLGYPAMKMETHVETYKGLRRLPRLFKDVAELKKSVSKLMGNE; encoded by the coding sequence ATGTCCCTAGACAGCACCGTACACACCCACAGCATTGCCCAGATCGCCGCCGCGCTTGGTCTGCCGGCCGAGGGCGACCTCGAAATCCGCATCACCTCGGTGGCCGAACCGGCGCAGGCTGGCGAGGACCAGTTGGCGCTGGCGATGAAACCCGAGTTTGCCGCCCAGATTGGCGACGGCCAGGCGCGCGCCGCCATGCTCTGGGAAGGCGCTGACTGGCAGGCCATGGGGCTCAAGGCGGCGATTCTCGCGCCGCGCCCGCGCCACGCGCTCTCGGGGCTTTCGGCGATGCTCGACCGTGGCAATGGCTATGGCGAGGGCATCCATCCGACCGCGCTTGTCGATCCGAGCGCCGAGCTTGGCGAGGGCGTGTCCGTCGGTCCCTACACGGTGATCGGCGCGCGGGTGAAGATCGGTGCGCGCTCGGTGATCGGGCCGCAGGTCTTCATCGGCGAAGACGCCACCCTCGGCGAGGACGCGGTGATCCACTCGGGCGTGCGCATCGGCGCGCGCTGCACCATCGGCAAACGCTTCTTCGGCCAGTTCAACTGCGCCATCGGCGGCGACGGCTTCAGCTACGTGACCCCCGAGGTCTCGGGCGTGGAGAAGGCCCGCGCCAGCCTTGGCGAGGAAGGCACCCAGCAGGCACAGCAATGGGCGCGCATCCACTCGCTCGGCGCGGTCACCATCGGTGATGACTGCGAGGTCGGCGCCAATGCCACCGTCGACCGCGGCTCGGTGCGCGACACCCGCATCGGCAATGGCACCAAGATCGATAACCTCGTGATGATCGGCCACAACGTGGTGGTCGGAGACAACACGTTGATCTGCGGCTGCTGCGGCATCGCCGGCTCGACCAAGATCGGCAGCAACGTCGTGCTCGCCGGGCAGACGGGTGTGTCGGACAATATCTTCATCGGCGACAACGTGATCACCGGCGGCGGCACCAAGGTGCTGTCGAACATCCCCGCAGGCCGCGTAATGCTTGGCTACCCGGCGATGAAAATGGAAACACACGTCGAGACTTACAAGGGGCTGCGCAGATTGCCACGGCTCTTCAAGGATGTCGCCGAACTCAAGAAATCTGTTTCCAAGCTCATGGGGAATGAGTAA
- a CDS encoding holin family protein: protein MGLIDRILAALAGTGGSVIRETAEVFRENAEAASARDVGLRAAALEQFAREFGRPATSRFDRLVDGLNRLPRPAMAFGALGLLGSAMTSPEWFAARMQGLALVPEPLWWLLGAVVSFYFGARHQTKGQAFQREIATSLARAARPSPEPRDLAPAEENAALDEWRALRSGAA, encoded by the coding sequence ATGGGGCTGATCGACCGGATTCTCGCCGCGCTCGCCGGCACCGGCGGCAGCGTGATCCGCGAGACCGCCGAGGTGTTCCGGGAAAACGCCGAGGCCGCCTCGGCGCGCGACGTGGGGCTGCGCGCCGCCGCGCTCGAGCAGTTCGCCCGCGAATTCGGGCGCCCGGCCACCTCCCGTTTCGACCGGCTGGTGGACGGGCTCAACCGTCTGCCGCGCCCGGCCATGGCCTTCGGCGCGCTGGGTCTTCTCGGCAGTGCCATGACCAGCCCCGAGTGGTTTGCCGCGCGCATGCAGGGGCTGGCGTTGGTACCCGAGCCGCTGTGGTGGCTTTTGGGCGCGGTTGTCAGCTTCTACTTCGGCGCCCGCCACCAGACAAAGGGACAGGCTTTTCAGCGCGAGATCGCGACCAGCCTCGCGCGGGCCGCGCGCCCTTCGCCCGAGCCGCGAGACTTGGCGCCCGCCGAGGAAAATGCCGCCCTCGACGAATGGCGTGCCTTGCGCTCGGGTGCCGCGTAA
- a CDS encoding DUF808 domain-containing protein gives MSGLLALLDDVAGIAKIAAASVDDISASAAKAGSKAAGVVIDDAAVTPKYVAGFEPKRELPIIWRIARSSVFNKVVILLPLALLLSSFAPWLLPPLLIAGGSFLCFEGAEKVLHVLKPGHEKTNPEKQVEKGDPVHLEEQKVKGAIKTDFILSAEIMTISLSAIEVTEVWIKAIALGLVGVGITALVYGAVALIVKMDDIGLWLTRVGRLGATRALGRGIVKGMPIVMWLLSTVGTVAMLWVGGSILVHSLAQMGWHMPEETIHHLAESAAHLVPENLQPAALWIVTAACDAVLGVIWGMILVPIITKLVLPLFGSSKKAAH, from the coding sequence ATGAGCGGACTTCTCGCGCTTCTCGACGACGTGGCGGGAATCGCCAAGATCGCGGCGGCCTCGGTCGATGACATCTCGGCCAGCGCCGCAAAGGCCGGCTCCAAGGCCGCGGGCGTGGTGATCGACGACGCCGCGGTGACACCGAAATACGTGGCCGGCTTCGAGCCGAAGCGCGAACTGCCGATCATCTGGCGCATCGCCCGCAGCTCGGTGTTCAACAAGGTGGTGATCCTGCTTCCGCTGGCCCTGCTGTTGTCGAGTTTCGCGCCCTGGCTGCTGCCGCCGCTGCTGATCGCCGGCGGCTCCTTCCTGTGCTTCGAGGGAGCCGAAAAGGTTCTGCACGTCCTGAAGCCCGGACATGAGAAGACCAATCCGGAAAAGCAGGTCGAGAAGGGCGACCCGGTGCACCTCGAAGAGCAAAAGGTGAAGGGGGCGATCAAGACAGACTTCATTCTCTCGGCCGAGATCATGACCATCTCTCTTTCGGCCATCGAGGTCACCGAGGTCTGGATCAAGGCGATCGCGCTCGGGCTGGTCGGCGTCGGCATCACCGCATTGGTCTATGGCGCGGTGGCGCTGATCGTGAAGATGGACGACATCGGCCTCTGGCTCACCCGCGTCGGTCGTCTTGGCGCCACACGGGCGCTCGGGCGCGGCATCGTCAAGGGGATGCCGATTGTCATGTGGCTGCTGTCGACGGTCGGCACCGTGGCGATGCTCTGGGTCGGCGGCTCGATCCTTGTGCATTCGCTGGCGCAGATGGGCTGGCACATGCCCGAGGAGACGATCCACCACCTCGCCGAAAGCGCGGCACATCTGGTCCCCGAAAACCTGCAACCGGCGGCGCTGTGGATCGTCACGGCGGCCTGCGACGCGGTGCTCGGCGTGATCTGGGGGATGATCCTCGTGCCGATCATCACCAAGCTGGTTCTGCCGCTCTTCGGCAGCAGCAAAAAGGCGGCGCACTGA
- a CDS encoding YcbK family protein yields the protein MTDKTASGISRRGLLGAFAATLVTAAPTYASAAGFLRGAGDVRRLRMYSARTGETLNMIYWIEGEYIPDALKEISYFMRDWRSNDVKNIDARTIDIMTAAHNLMDVSEPYMLISGYRCPKTNAMLRARSSGVAKNSRHLKGEAADLRLNSRSVNQMARAAASCNAGGVGRYSSSNFVHMDCGPVRSWGS from the coding sequence ATGACAGACAAAACAGCTAGCGGCATCTCGCGGCGTGGCCTTCTTGGCGCGTTCGCGGCAACTCTCGTCACGGCAGCACCCACTTACGCAAGCGCGGCAGGTTTCCTGCGCGGCGCGGGCGACGTGCGCCGCCTGCGGATGTACTCCGCCCGCACTGGCGAGACGCTCAACATGATCTACTGGATCGAAGGGGAGTACATCCCCGACGCGCTCAAGGAAATTTCCTACTTTATGCGCGACTGGCGCAGCAACGATGTGAAAAACATCGACGCACGCACCATCGACATCATGACGGCAGCCCACAACCTCATGGACGTGAGCGAACCCTACATGCTGATCTCGGGCTACCGCTGCCCGAAAACCAACGCGATGCTCCGGGCCCGGTCCTCGGGGGTTGCCAAGAACTCGCGTCACCTCAAGGGCGAAGCAGCCGACCTGAGGCTCAACTCGCGCTCGGTCAACCAGATGGCACGCGCCGCGGCCTCGTGCAACGCGGGCGGCGTCGGCCGCTACTCCAGCTCGAACTTCGTGCACATGGATTGCGGCCCGGTGCGCAGCTGGGGCAGCTGA
- a CDS encoding beta-ketoacyl-[acyl-carrier-protein] synthase family protein yields MKRVVITGAGTINALGRGVPATFEAMREGRCGIGELDFRDVERLAIRIGGQVKGYEPEDTFNRQQLALYDRFTQFALIAAREAIAQSGLEFHGDMADRSGVVLGTSGGGLTTQDENYRSVYEEGKNRVHPFVVPKLMNNAAASHVSMEFNLRGPTFTVATACASSNHAMGLAFQMVRSGACPAMITGGSESMLCFGGVKAWEGLRVMSKDACRPFSANRNGMVQGEGAGVYVFEEYDHAKARGADILAEVVGFAMTSDAADIVMPSKQGAARAISGALRDGRIDRDEVGYINAHGTGTAANDKTECAAVADTMGPQADRLMISSTKSMHGHCIGGTGAVELLACIMALRDGVIAPTINHEEFDAECALDVVPNEAREADVSVVLSNAFAFGGLNAVLALRKV; encoded by the coding sequence GTGAAACGGGTCGTCATTACCGGGGCAGGCACCATCAACGCGTTGGGGCGCGGGGTGCCTGCAACCTTCGAAGCCATGCGCGAGGGGCGCTGCGGCATCGGGGAACTGGACTTCCGGGACGTCGAACGCCTGGCCATCCGCATCGGCGGGCAGGTCAAGGGCTACGAGCCGGAAGACACCTTCAACCGCCAGCAGCTTGCGCTCTACGACCGCTTCACGCAGTTCGCACTGATCGCGGCGCGCGAGGCCATCGCGCAGTCGGGGCTGGAATTCCACGGCGACATGGCGGACCGTTCGGGCGTGGTGCTGGGCACCTCGGGCGGCGGTCTGACCACGCAGGACGAGAACTACCGCTCGGTCTACGAGGAGGGCAAGAACCGCGTTCACCCCTTTGTCGTGCCCAAGTTGATGAACAACGCCGCCGCCAGCCATGTCAGCATGGAGTTCAACCTGCGCGGCCCAACCTTCACCGTCGCCACCGCCTGCGCCAGTTCGAACCACGCGATGGGGCTTGCCTTCCAGATGGTCCGCTCGGGCGCCTGCCCGGCGATGATCACCGGGGGATCCGAGTCGATGCTCTGCTTCGGCGGGGTGAAGGCCTGGGAAGGGCTGCGGGTCATGTCCAAGGATGCCTGCCGCCCGTTCTCGGCCAACCGAAATGGCATGGTGCAGGGCGAGGGCGCGGGGGTCTACGTCTTCGAGGAGTATGACCACGCGAAAGCGCGCGGCGCCGACATCCTCGCCGAGGTGGTCGGCTTCGCGATGACCTCGGACGCGGCCGATATCGTCATGCCCAGCAAGCAGGGCGCGGCCCGGGCGATCTCGGGCGCGCTGCGCGACGGCAGGATCGATCGCGACGAGGTGGGCTACATCAACGCCCATGGCACTGGCACCGCCGCCAACGACAAGACCGAATGCGCCGCCGTGGCCGATACCATGGGGCCGCAGGCCGATCGCCTGATGATCTCCTCGACCAAGTCGATGCATGGCCATTGCATCGGCGGCACCGGCGCCGTCGAGCTTTTGGCCTGCATCATGGCGCTGCGTGACGGGGTGATCGCGCCCACCATCAATCACGAGGAATTCGACGCCGAATGCGCGCTCGACGTGGTGCCCAACGAGGCGCGCGAGGCGGATGTTTCGGTGGTGCTGTCGAACGCGTTTGCCTTTGGCGGGCTGAACGCGGTGCTGGCGCTGCGCAAGGTCTAG
- a CDS encoding holin-associated N-acetylmuramidase, with protein sequence MTETPELRRIAQEIVAREGGYVDDPDDPGGATNHGVTLGTLRRLGRDLDGDGDVDRADLRRLGESEAATIFLRDYFHAPRIDALPEVLQPSVFDMYVNAGAGAVKLLQRLLNEMGEALEEDGVIGPQTVAAARRAVAAAPDHIADAYGIARRNYYFALADRRPASRKFARSRAGGKGGWIRRAETFISPRFRLTDDQFRARVAAWG encoded by the coding sequence ATGACCGAAACCCCAGAGCTGCGCCGCATTGCGCAGGAAATTGTCGCGCGCGAAGGCGGCTATGTTGATGATCCGGATGATCCGGGCGGCGCCACGAACCACGGCGTCACGCTCGGCACCCTGCGGCGGCTTGGGAGGGACCTCGACGGAGATGGCGATGTCGACAGGGCGGACCTGCGGCGGCTCGGCGAAAGCGAGGCCGCGACCATCTTCCTGCGCGACTATTTTCACGCGCCGCGCATCGACGCGCTGCCAGAGGTTCTGCAACCCTCGGTCTTCGACATGTACGTCAATGCCGGAGCCGGCGCGGTGAAGCTGCTGCAACGCCTGCTGAACGAGATGGGGGAGGCGCTTGAGGAAGACGGTGTCATTGGCCCGCAAACCGTCGCGGCGGCCCGCCGGGCCGTGGCTGCGGCACCGGACCATATCGCCGATGCCTACGGGATCGCGCGTCGGAACTACTACTTCGCGCTGGCGGACCGCCGCCCGGCGAGCCGCAAGTTCGCCCGCAGCCGCGCGGGCGGCAAGGGGGGCTGGATCCGCCGCGCCGAGACCTTCATCTCGCCGCGGTTCCGCCTGACCGACGATCAGTTTCGCGCCCGGGTGGCGGCATGGGGCTGA
- a CDS encoding PRC-barrel domain-containing protein produces MKRLTTTAALIALVAGSAAYAQETSMDAAKDNADAAVQNAEQAMENTGDAVAQETNEAVAEGEQALDAAGDKMAEAGAEMKQEAGEMATSAENMFNGSPDGLIRTRDITGGAVYAVDADGDMSDWDEGMTYDTVSEDWDNVGEIEDIVLNSDGSFRGIVAEVGGFLDIGDKHVLLEIDNAKFVPIDDGEYSVVTNMTKDQLMELEDIDEGPMN; encoded by the coding sequence ATGAAACGTCTCACCACTACCGCCGCCCTCATCGCCCTCGTTGCCGGTTCGGCTGCCTACGCGCAGGAAACCAGCATGGACGCTGCCAAGGACAACGCGGACGCAGCCGTGCAGAATGCTGAGCAGGCAATGGAGAACACCGGCGACGCGGTTGCTCAGGAAACCAACGAAGCCGTGGCCGAAGGCGAGCAGGCACTTGACGCAGCTGGCGACAAGATGGCCGAAGCTGGCGCCGAGATGAAGCAGGAAGCCGGCGAGATGGCTACTTCGGCCGAAAACATGTTCAACGGCTCGCCCGACGGGCTGATCCGTACCCGCGACATCACCGGCGGTGCCGTCTATGCGGTCGACGCGGATGGCGACATGTCGGACTGGGATGAAGGCATGACTTACGACACCGTCTCGGAAGACTGGGACAACGTCGGCGAGATCGAAGACATCGTGCTGAACTCCGACGGTTCGTTCCGCGGCATCGTGGCCGAGGTTGGCGGCTTCCTCGACATCGGTGACAAGCACGTGCTGCTCGAGATCGACAACGCCAAGTTCGTTCCGATCGATGACGGCGAGTACTCGGTCGTGACCAACATGACCAAGGACCAACTGATGGAACTTGAAGACATCGACGAAGGCCCGATGAACTAA
- the gap gene encoding type I glyceraldehyde-3-phosphate dehydrogenase, with translation MTVTVGINGFGRIGRCTLAHIAESARNDVQVVKINATGPLETAAHLLRYDSVHGRFGAEVRVNGTTMDIGRGPMEVMSTYDMKELDWTGCDVVLECTGNFNDGEKAVQHIHQGAKSVLISAPAKNVQKTIVYGVNHRDLEKGHTMISNGSCTTNALAPLAKVLDEAIGIESGIMTTIHSYTGDQPTLDRRHKDLYRARAAAMAMIPTSTGAAKALGEVLPNLKGKLDGSSIRVPTPNVSAVDLTFQAGKDVTVADVNEIIREAAGGRMGSVLAYDPEPKVSIDFNHTTHSSIFAPDQTKVIGRTVRVLAWYDNEWGFSARMADVAAVLGRTLH, from the coding sequence ATGACCGTGACCGTCGGCATCAATGGATTCGGCCGCATTGGCCGCTGCACCCTCGCCCATATCGCCGAGAGCGCGCGCAACGACGTGCAGGTGGTGAAGATCAACGCCACCGGCCCGCTCGAGACCGCCGCCCACCTGCTGCGCTATGACAGCGTGCATGGCCGCTTCGGCGCCGAGGTGCGGGTCAACGGCACCACAATGGACATCGGCCGTGGCCCGATGGAGGTCATGTCGACCTACGACATGAAAGAGCTGGACTGGACCGGCTGCGACGTCGTTCTGGAATGCACCGGCAACTTCAACGACGGCGAGAAGGCCGTGCAGCACATTCATCAGGGCGCCAAGTCGGTGCTGATCTCGGCCCCGGCCAAGAACGTGCAGAAGACCATCGTCTACGGTGTGAACCACCGCGATCTGGAGAAGGGTCACACGATGATCTCCAACGGCTCGTGCACCACCAATGCGCTGGCGCCGCTGGCCAAGGTGCTCGACGAGGCGATCGGCATCGAGAGCGGGATCATGACCACGATCCACTCCTACACCGGCGATCAGCCGACGCTGGACCGCCGCCACAAGGACCTCTATCGCGCCCGTGCCGCCGCCATGGCGATGATCCCCACCTCCACCGGGGCCGCCAAGGCGCTCGGCGAGGTGCTACCGAACCTCAAGGGCAAGCTCGACGGCTCGTCCATCCGGGTGCCGACGCCGAACGTTTCGGCCGTGGACCTGACCTTCCAGGCCGGCAAGGACGTGACCGTCGCCGACGTCAACGAGATCATCCGCGAGGCCGCAGGCGGCCGTATGGGATCGGTTCTGGCCTATGATCCCGAGCCCAAGGTCTCGATCGATTTCAACCACACGACGCACAGCTCGATTTTCGCACCGGACCAGACCAAAGTCATCGGCCGCACCGTCCGGGTGCTGGCCTGGTACGACAACGAATGGGGTTTTTCGGCCCGCATGGCGGATGTCGCCGCGGTCCTGGGGCGCACCCTGCACTGA